A stretch of Sphingobacteriales bacterium DNA encodes these proteins:
- a CDS encoding oxidoreductase — KSQCDECKRKRTENKLVKEFKRPVDVIDDGETCFLEQGIICMGPATRGGCGVRCIEGNAPCRGCYGPPPDVPDPGAKMLSAVATMIDANTPEEVEKIVATIDDPAGTFYRFSLPGSILRRKVIV; from the coding sequence AAATCTCAGTGTGATGAATGTAAACGAAAAAGAACTGAAAATAAACTGGTTAAAGAATTTAAAAGGCCTGTTGATGTGATTGATGATGGGGAAACATGTTTCCTTGAACAGGGGATTATCTGCATGGGGCCTGCTACCAGAGGTGGTTGCGGAGTACGCTGTATTGAAGGAAATGCTCCTTGCCGTGGTTGTTATGGCCCACCGCCCGATGTACCCGATCCGGGAGCTAAAATGCTTTCGGCTGTGGCTACCATGATTGATGCCAATACCCCCGAAGAAGTCGAAAAAATTGTTGCTACCATTGACGATCCTGCCGGAACTTTTTACCGCTTTAGTTTACCAGGTTCTATTTTAAGAAGAAAAGTAATTGTATGA
- a CDS encoding Ni/Fe hydrogenase subunit alpha translates to MKRITIDPITRLEGHGKIEIFLDDEGSVDNVYFQVPELRGFEKFVEGRPVEELAQIVTKICGVCPGCHHMASGKAADAVYRVEPTPTAKKIRELFYMAHFVHSHIAHFYALAAPDFVVGPDAPTAKRNILGVIEKVGVEIGTEVIKQRRLAQEIQALLGGHQTHVVLNIPGGVRKGLNEEQRDDIVRKAEGFIEFAKFSLKIFEDVVLANSAYVDLIVNGPYSLKIHSMGLVDENNKVNFYDGKVRVVDTEGKELFKYAPSDYTRYVAERVEPWSYLKFPYLKEIGWKGFIDGNDSGVYQATPLSRLNASDGMATPLAQIEYEKMYKTLGGKPVHATLAMHWARLVELLYSAERCLELATDPDITGKDLRAPLTNIPEEGVGIVEAQRGTLTHHYWTDKKGIVTKANIIVGTTNNNAAICMSIKKAAQGLIKKGQPVTDGILNMIEMAFRAYDPCFSCATHYQPGEMPLVVNIRDKEGELLQSVKR, encoded by the coding sequence ATGAAAAGAATAACCATTGATCCGATTACAAGGCTTGAAGGCCATGGTAAAATTGAAATCTTCCTTGACGATGAAGGAAGTGTTGACAATGTCTATTTTCAGGTTCCCGAACTCAGGGGATTTGAAAAATTTGTGGAAGGCCGTCCGGTAGAAGAATTGGCCCAGATTGTTACCAAGATTTGTGGTGTTTGCCCTGGTTGTCATCACATGGCTTCCGGAAAGGCTGCCGATGCTGTTTATAGGGTGGAACCAACGCCAACGGCAAAGAAAATCAGAGAGTTGTTTTACATGGCTCATTTTGTTCACAGCCATATTGCTCATTTTTATGCTTTGGCAGCTCCCGACTTTGTGGTTGGCCCTGATGCTCCGACTGCAAAAAGAAATATTCTGGGAGTGATTGAAAAAGTTGGAGTAGAAATCGGAACGGAAGTTATCAAACAAAGACGTCTGGCTCAGGAAATTCAGGCCTTACTTGGTGGACATCAGACACATGTGGTGCTAAACATTCCCGGTGGTGTCAGAAAAGGACTGAACGAAGAGCAAAGAGATGATATTGTCAGGAAAGCAGAAGGATTTATTGAATTTGCAAAATTCTCTCTGAAAATCTTTGAAGATGTTGTTCTGGCCAATTCTGCCTATGTTGACCTGATTGTCAATGGACCATACAGCCTGAAAATCCATTCAATGGGATTGGTAGATGAAAACAATAAGGTAAATTTTTATGACGGGAAGGTCAGGGTGGTTGACACCGAAGGTAAAGAATTGTTTAAATATGCTCCATCGGATTATACCAGATATGTAGCAGAAAGAGTTGAGCCATGGAGCTATCTGAAATTCCCGTATCTGAAAGAAATTGGATGGAAAGGCTTTATCGATGGAAATGATTCGGGTGTTTATCAGGCAACTCCATTGAGCCGACTGAATGCTTCGGATGGAATGGCTACCCCTTTGGCACAGATTGAATATGAGAAAATGTATAAAACTTTAGGTGGAAAGCCTGTTCATGCTACCCTGGCCATGCACTGGGCACGTTTGGTGGAATTGCTGTATTCAGCCGAAAGATGTCTTGAATTAGCTACCGACCCTGATATAACCGGAAAAGATTTGCGTGCTCCATTAACAAACATTCCTGAAGAAGGAGTAGGAATTGTGGAAGCCCAGCGTGGCACATTGACACATCATTACTGGACTGATAAAAAAGGAATTGTTACCAAAGCAAATATCATTGTTGGAACGACCAACAACAATGCAGCAATTTGTATGTCTATCAAAAAAGCAGCACAAGGGCTTATTAAAAAAGGACAGCCTGTTACTGATGGCATTTTGAATATGATAGAAATGGCCTTCAGGGCTTATGACCCATGTTTTTCATGTGCTACCCATTACCAACCGGGGGAAATGCCTTTGGTGGTGAATATAAGGGACAAGGAAGGGGAATTGTTGCAGAGCGTGAAAAGATAA